In Candidatus Hydrogenedentota bacterium, a genomic segment contains:
- a CDS encoding dockerin type I domain-containing protein produces the protein MAIGVLGLPAFAEPMYPIVIDGLFGDWADVPSYTDPVDDTHDTDHDGPFDVPVHVQHEDVDLVEFKFTHDEENLYAYFRATGVIGSTQHESAGTPGRYYVIVTIDVDSDDATGYWLHEGGYYPTSAGYDMNMEVEYYNGAFNTGHYLNHGCLDEAEFLAAQADQANGIVDVRPGTYDWYTQWVWWDTPQGNPGEIILPDGSSTIIWVQDRGPVYQGILEIALSPDGRQAEVTAPFRGFMKYPDGSPIIALGRTIDVSFSLEASGELAIGGEWASDTAEPIIGYYLDSDNEDVSASRSFWYYKYASPGVEEISVTIDNKGADDLTALEVVEELPAGWTFDSLAGCDPPGCGPATSPSSGATGTLEFVWSCIPAFPYTFTYRVNVPLGQTGDKTFWGGALYQRVGGTAKTAAIGGLRLIQERIHHTLDYNPANNLISVSEILRVIQFHNIGGYHCAVGTEDGYQPGLPGTPDPSWVPHDNDYNPQDWKISVSEILRPVQFYNLGGYHVAESTEDGYAPGPAAKAGIAKASVIGDATAPALYATRGIVANGDASDVKVTFTSVGAEPISALALVEALPAGWTFDGVIDASEPPAIAPVQGDSGELNFVWIWPPAFPAHVTYRIRSESGEAGVTRLTGTALYRTTGSEQQAHVAYEPDGFADGHAVTGDMNGDGKVDAIDLQLVINVALGAAQTLTGGVNALNCDVDGSGAVNAVDVQIVTMAAVG, from the coding sequence TTGGCAATTGGGGTCCTCGGACTTCCGGCTTTCGCCGAACCCATGTACCCGATAGTAATCGATGGCTTATTTGGAGATTGGGCGGATGTGCCTTCGTATACAGATCCCGTTGACGATACGCACGACACCGATCATGACGGGCCCTTCGACGTGCCGGTTCATGTACAGCACGAAGACGTGGATCTCGTCGAGTTCAAGTTCACGCACGACGAGGAGAACTTATACGCGTATTTCCGGGCGACAGGCGTGATCGGAAGCACCCAGCACGAAAGCGCCGGAACGCCGGGACGGTACTACGTCATTGTGACTATCGACGTCGACAGCGATGACGCCACCGGATACTGGCTTCACGAAGGCGGCTACTATCCGACGTCCGCGGGCTACGACATGAATATGGAGGTTGAGTATTACAACGGCGCATTCAATACGGGCCACTACCTCAACCATGGCTGTCTTGACGAGGCCGAATTCCTGGCAGCCCAGGCCGACCAGGCAAACGGCATCGTCGACGTACGACCGGGGACCTATGATTGGTACACGCAATGGGTCTGGTGGGACACGCCACAGGGGAATCCCGGCGAGATAATCCTTCCCGACGGCTCAAGCACCATTATCTGGGTACAGGACAGGGGGCCCGTGTATCAGGGCATACTCGAGATTGCATTATCGCCGGATGGGCGCCAGGCAGAGGTCACGGCGCCGTTCCGCGGGTTCATGAAGTATCCGGATGGAAGTCCCATCATTGCCTTGGGGAGAACTATCGATGTCTCGTTCTCTCTGGAGGCAAGCGGAGAACTGGCCATCGGCGGGGAATGGGCCTCGGACACGGCGGAACCCATCATTGGGTACTACCTCGACTCCGACAACGAGGATGTATCCGCATCCCGCTCGTTCTGGTATTACAAGTATGCATCGCCGGGGGTCGAAGAGATCTCGGTGACTATCGACAACAAGGGAGCGGACGACTTGACCGCCCTGGAGGTGGTTGAAGAGCTTCCGGCGGGTTGGACGTTTGACTCGCTGGCGGGCTGCGACCCGCCGGGATGCGGTCCCGCGACAAGCCCGAGTTCCGGCGCAACCGGCACGCTCGAGTTCGTGTGGTCGTGTATCCCCGCGTTCCCGTATACGTTTACGTACAGGGTGAACGTGCCCTTGGGCCAGACAGGCGACAAGACCTTCTGGGGAGGCGCGCTGTACCAGCGCGTGGGTGGTACGGCGAAAACGGCCGCCATTGGCGGTCTACGTTTGATACAGGAACGTATTCACCACACGCTGGACTACAATCCCGCGAACAACCTTATCAGTGTGTCGGAGATCCTGCGGGTAATCCAGTTCCATAACATCGGCGGCTATCATTGTGCGGTGGGAACGGAAGACGGGTACCAACCTGGACTCCCGGGAACGCCCGACCCCTCCTGGGTACCACACGACAACGACTACAATCCACAGGACTGGAAGATCAGCGTGTCCGAAATCCTGCGCCCGGTCCAATTCTATAACCTGGGCGGCTACCATGTTGCGGAAAGCACGGAAGACGGATACGCGCCCGGTCCCGCCGCCAAGGCGGGGATCGCGAAGGCCAGCGTTATCGGTGACGCGACTGCGCCAGCGCTGTACGCAACGCGCGGCATCGTGGCCAACGGAGACGCTTCGGACGTGAAGGTGACGTTCACGAGCGTCGGCGCCGAGCCGATCTCAGCCCTGGCCCTTGTGGAAGCGCTGCCGGCAGGTTGGACCTTCGATGGCGTCATTGATGCCTCGGAACCGCCCGCCATTGCGCCTGTCCAAGGCGACTCGGGCGAACTGAATTTTGTCTGGATTTGGCCGCCTGCGTTCCCCGCACACGTGACATACCGCATACGCTCAGAATCAGGTGAAGCAGGCGTGACCCGCCTCACCGGGACCGCGCTGTACCGCACCACCGGCTCCGAGCAGCAGGCACACGTGGCTTACGAACCCGACGGCTTCGCCGATGGGCACGCAGTAACCGGCGACATGAACGGCGACGGCAAGGTCGACGCGATCGACCTGCAACTCGTCATCAACGTCGCGCTCGGAGCTGCGCAAACGCTGACCGGCGGCGTCAACGCGCTCAATTGCGACGTCGATGGCTCAGGCGCTGTGAACGCCGTGGACGTACAAATCGTGACCATGGCGGCCGTCGGGTAA
- a CDS encoding PKD domain-containing protein has translation MSSDRVSRMIMSVGLGIMLGAMLGGCPKPALPTAGFTASPRTGTVPLEVAFSDQSSAGGAEITEWSWQLGDGHTSNDSNPVHIYTVPGTYTVSLTVTTAAGGNTRTETGYIVASPANGQELFVEVPDPLSGSNPVFPLSSASAPAPGQSVPDSDFGLSQTRVTQGTRIRHEYSRVDPFNRNQSMILLTDLDNGQWLVYRTNTLPYNTAAQLVTTPELSEPRWDPVDSDLIWGLSATDHEFRLLRIDMNNPGEMEVVKDFAADPAIQPILTANPDLYRITMKDEGESSADKRYWAFILQSNVDNASESYRAKYIFTWDRQTDQVLGVYSIPLSESDIDWVGMSVNGNWVLIGGMDTNTGNLAGLTMADRALTQFHRLDYSTAHADVALDSDGNEVVVMQNANTDYVDMIPLEMATKPILESGGSYAGTNRVPLIRLYYASEEPDGLNSGVHISCNTPGYCVVSTTIASGDPAQNWLDRKIVLVKLDRTNPRVFYLAKVYGSVDDYWEETHATISNDGTKLVWNTNWGLNPGQAQVWTMQLSMPAGWRSVLGD, from the coding sequence ATGAGCAGCGATCGGGTTTCTCGAATGATCATGAGTGTTGGGCTTGGCATCATGTTGGGCGCCATGCTTGGCGGTTGTCCGAAACCGGCTCTGCCAACAGCAGGTTTCACGGCCAGCCCGCGAACGGGGACTGTGCCCCTGGAGGTGGCCTTCTCCGACCAGTCTTCTGCCGGAGGCGCTGAGATCACGGAATGGTCGTGGCAATTGGGAGACGGTCATACAAGCAATGACTCCAACCCTGTTCATATCTATACAGTGCCGGGGACATACACCGTCTCACTCACGGTCACGACGGCCGCCGGAGGGAACACCCGCACGGAAACCGGCTATATCGTCGCATCACCGGCGAACGGACAGGAACTGTTTGTAGAAGTGCCTGACCCGTTGTCCGGCAGTAACCCGGTTTTTCCGCTGAGCTCGGCCAGTGCGCCAGCGCCGGGACAGTCTGTGCCGGATTCGGATTTTGGCCTTTCGCAGACAAGGGTCACGCAGGGGACAAGGATACGGCACGAGTATTCCCGTGTCGATCCGTTCAATCGGAACCAGTCGATGATTCTATTGACGGACCTGGACAATGGCCAATGGCTCGTTTATAGGACGAACACCTTGCCTTACAATACAGCCGCGCAATTGGTGACCACCCCGGAGCTGTCGGAGCCCCGTTGGGATCCCGTCGATTCGGATCTCATCTGGGGGCTCTCCGCAACCGACCACGAATTCCGCCTCTTAAGGATAGACATGAACAACCCCGGGGAAATGGAGGTTGTGAAAGATTTCGCCGCCGATCCGGCAATTCAGCCCATTCTGACCGCGAACCCGGACCTTTACCGGATAACCATGAAGGACGAGGGTGAATCTTCCGCGGACAAACGGTATTGGGCCTTCATTCTTCAGAGCAACGTTGACAATGCCTCCGAAAGTTACCGTGCGAAATACATCTTCACGTGGGACCGGCAAACAGACCAGGTGCTAGGGGTGTACAGTATTCCCCTCAGCGAATCGGACATCGACTGGGTGGGCATGTCTGTAAACGGGAACTGGGTGCTTATCGGCGGCATGGACACGAACACAGGGAACCTTGCCGGGCTCACGATGGCCGACAGAGCCCTCACCCAGTTCCATCGGTTGGACTATTCAACGGCACATGCGGACGTGGCCCTGGACAGCGATGGGAACGAAGTAGTCGTCATGCAGAACGCCAATACCGACTACGTGGACATGATTCCGTTAGAAATGGCTACGAAGCCCATTTTGGAGTCCGGTGGCAGTTATGCCGGAACCAATCGCGTTCCGTTGATTCGTCTTTACTATGCTTCCGAGGAGCCGGACGGGCTGAACAGCGGCGTTCACATCTCCTGCAACACGCCGGGTTACTGTGTAGTTTCCACGACCATCGCTTCAGGCGACCCTGCGCAGAACTGGCTTGACCGGAAGATCGTGTTGGTGAAACTAGACCGCACAAATCCTCGAGTGTTCTACCTCGCCAAAGTCTACGGTTCAGTGGACGATTACTGGGAGGAGACGCACGCCACAATCTCGAATGACGGGACGAAACTGGTCTGGAACACAAATTGGGGGCTCAATCCCGGGCAGGCACAGGTATGGACGATGCAACTGAGCATGCCCGCGGGATGGAGAAGCGTGTTGGGCGACTGA
- a CDS encoding sugar phosphate isomerase/epimerase family protein, producing MKPVLFSVSYAGLWGQASLSLTDFVRKASELGYPAVEIMGKRPHLSILDATDETVSELRDAARSAGIEIATIAGYTDFTAGKTAAEVPFVEMQVAYVRTLARLGRELGASVVRVFTGYTTEPESAQRDWAKCVTAVRECAAAAHEYGLVLGVQNHHDVGVGTDSFLEFLNDVDHPNCRAMFDPWSPALHGDGLYECAKALAPHMVQTTFADYVRMKRFAYMPGLINYRELPAMVRAVPLGDGFVDLTAFWAGLKDGGFDGYVAYEMCSPLRGGGSMENLDATASKSLAFIHRLIAGTS from the coding sequence ATGAAGCCCGTTCTGTTTTCCGTCAGCTATGCGGGACTCTGGGGACAAGCCAGCCTGTCGCTGACGGACTTCGTCCGGAAGGCGAGCGAGCTGGGGTATCCGGCGGTCGAAATCATGGGGAAACGGCCGCATTTATCGATTCTGGACGCCACGGACGAAACGGTGTCTGAACTGCGGGACGCGGCCCGGTCGGCGGGCATAGAAATCGCGACCATCGCCGGGTACACGGATTTCACGGCGGGCAAGACGGCTGCTGAAGTGCCCTTCGTCGAAATGCAGGTCGCGTATGTACGAACGCTGGCCCGGCTGGGACGCGAGCTCGGCGCATCGGTCGTGCGCGTCTTCACGGGGTATACGACGGAACCGGAGTCCGCGCAGAGAGACTGGGCAAAGTGCGTAACGGCCGTTCGCGAGTGCGCAGCCGCTGCACATGAGTACGGGCTCGTGTTGGGGGTTCAGAACCATCACGACGTGGGGGTTGGCACGGACAGCTTCCTCGAGTTCTTGAACGACGTTGACCATCCCAACTGCCGGGCGATGTTTGACCCCTGGTCGCCGGCGTTGCATGGTGACGGCCTGTACGAATGCGCGAAAGCGTTGGCGCCTCACATGGTGCAGACAACCTTCGCCGACTATGTCCGCATGAAACGGTTTGCCTATATGCCCGGGCTGATCAACTATCGCGAATTGCCCGCCATGGTGCGGGCGGTGCCGCTCGGCGACGGCTTCGTCGACCTCACTGCATTCTGGGCGGGCCTGAAGGACGGCGGATTTGACGGCTACGTGGCCTATGAGATGTGTTCGCCCCTCCGTGGCGGCGGGTCAATGGAAAACCTTGATGCAACGGCATCCAAAAGCCTCGCTTTCATTCATCGTTTGATCGCCGGAACATCCTGA
- a CDS encoding GxxExxY protein, translating into MNPPKQDQTGSIIVDCAVALHRETGPGLLDTVYEAVLAGDLEARGLRAARQVPIPIELRGLRFDEGLRADVIAEDTVLVELKFVEKVTKAHRKQVLTYLRLTGIRLGCLLNFGEALMRDGISRIIDGDIEQISLRRALHFLRVLCASV; encoded by the coding sequence TTGAACCCTCCGAAACAGGATCAGACAGGAAGCATCATTGTGGATTGCGCGGTGGCGCTTCATCGAGAGACGGGTCCCGGGCTATTGGACACGGTGTACGAAGCGGTGCTTGCAGGCGATTTGGAGGCCCGGGGTCTGCGCGCGGCACGGCAAGTCCCCATCCCCATCGAGCTTCGCGGGCTCCGGTTCGACGAAGGGTTGCGTGCAGACGTCATCGCGGAGGATACCGTTCTTGTGGAACTCAAATTCGTGGAGAAGGTCACAAAGGCGCACCGTAAGCAGGTGTTGACCTATCTGCGGTTGACGGGCATCCGACTCGGCTGTTTACTCAACTTCGGCGAGGCTTTGATGCGGGACGGCATTTCCCGCATCATAGACGGAGACATTGAGCAGATTTCGCTTCGGCGGGCGCTCCATTTCCTCCGCGTCCTTTGTGCCTCTGTGTGA
- a CDS encoding fumarylacetoacetate hydrolase family protein: MRTPYLFCSIVAFCLVLAPCTAAWAGAAENGAVRYCRFQSGETIAYGIVEGDRVRELSGDLFGTWAKTGRTHALAEVRLLVPTTPTKVLALAGNYKSHIGGQTPSAHPEVFFKVPSALVPTGADIVIPRGTEEVHYEAEMVIVIGKRGKDVPVERALEHVFGVTCGNDVSARDWQRGDIQWWRAKGSDTFGPCGPFIVSGVDYNALQIQLRLNGEVRQLQNTRDMVHDVAGIVSWISRHVTLEAGDLIFTGTMGTTQAMKPGDTVEVELENAGILVNKVAASAGAPAE; the protein is encoded by the coding sequence ATGCGTACGCCTTATCTGTTCTGCTCTATAGTGGCCTTCTGTCTTGTGCTTGCTCCGTGTACCGCCGCATGGGCGGGCGCCGCTGAGAATGGCGCAGTCCGGTACTGCCGGTTTCAATCGGGAGAGACCATCGCGTACGGCATCGTTGAGGGAGACCGGGTCCGGGAACTCTCGGGGGACCTGTTCGGCACCTGGGCCAAGACGGGTCGAACCCATGCCTTGGCGGAGGTGCGGCTTCTGGTGCCAACTACGCCGACCAAGGTATTGGCCTTGGCTGGAAACTACAAGAGCCACATCGGGGGCCAGACACCCTCGGCGCACCCGGAAGTCTTCTTCAAGGTTCCCTCCGCGCTGGTGCCCACCGGCGCCGATATTGTGATTCCTCGGGGAACGGAGGAGGTACATTACGAGGCAGAAATGGTTATCGTCATCGGTAAACGCGGCAAAGACGTGCCGGTCGAGCGCGCGTTGGAACACGTATTCGGCGTTACCTGCGGCAATGATGTGAGCGCACGCGATTGGCAGCGCGGCGATATCCAGTGGTGGAGGGCAAAGGGGTCGGATACCTTCGGCCCGTGTGGACCGTTCATCGTGTCGGGTGTGGACTACAACGCATTGCAGATCCAGCTGCGGCTCAACGGCGAGGTGAGACAACTTCAAAACACGCGCGACATGGTCCATGACGTCGCCGGGATCGTGAGTTGGATCAGCCGCCATGTGACCCTCGAGGCCGGCGACCTTATCTTCACGGGCACGATGGGAACCACCCAGGCCATGAAGCCCGGCGATACGGTAGAAGTGGAACTCGAAAACGCTGGCATTCTCGTGAACAAAGTGGCCGCATCCGCTGGCGCGCCCGCCGAATGA